ACTCTCCGATATAGAGGTTCATAAGAGGTTATTCAGCGGGATAGCCATTTTCTACAGGCCCGGAGATAGGGAATCCTTGAGGAAAGCTTTGAAGAATCTCGAGAATTTTGATATCCCTCCTGAAAATCTCAGGTCTATTGTTGAAAAAAATTATGATATAAGGGTAGTTGGTGAGAGAATACTATCAGTTTATTCCGATTTAATCGGGGATTGACCCGAGCGCCTCCTCCTGTACGCTAGGTATATTGATGCGATAAGCAGGAGAGGTAAAGCTGAGAAGGAAGCTCCCACTACTATTATGTAGATAGAACCTATCAGGGCCTTCCTGGAATCCTCCCAGATCTTAGCTAGGAGATCCTCCTCAGGAGGTATGTAACCTTCCTTCTTCAGCTCCACATTCACAGTAGCATAATTTATCATCGTCTCCAAGTTCCTCCTCATGGCTTCCAACCATTCTATCTGCTGCCTCACTTGAGATAGCTTATCCTCTATCTCTATTATATCTTTGACGCTCTCAGCTTTATTCAGGAGATCCATCAGCCTACTTTCAGTAGCTTTTAGGCTCTTCAATCTCGTCTCCACATCTAACACTTGCTCCGTAACATCTTCCACATTCCTCTGCTCCACCTCAACTTTGCCAAGAGATCTTATATCTCTCAGAGCATCTTCCAACTTCTCCACCGGTATCCTCAGGGTTATGTAACCTCCTCCCTCGTATATTGAGGAGCTCTGG
The sequence above is drawn from the Candidatus Korarchaeum cryptofilum OPF8 genome and encodes:
- a CDS encoding DUF4349 domain-containing protein, translated to MKREISLAAFLAVLLLAGYLIYPYLFESQPQQAPQYMPEVTAAASLKREQAPSGKEAISIPSGRNVTVSAYLKLQVSDVNSAQLKLSQIALKYNGYVQSSSIYEGGGYITLRIPVEKLEDALRDIRSLGKVEVEQRNVEDVTEQVLDVETRLKSLKATESRLMDLLNKAESVKDIIEIEDKLSQVRQQIEWLEAMRRNLETMINYATVNVELKKEGYIPPEEDLLAKIWEDSRKALIGSIYIIVVGASFSALPLLLIASIYLAYRRRRSGQSPIKSE